A portion of the Shewanella sp. SNU WT4 genome contains these proteins:
- a CDS encoding GGDEF domain-containing protein — protein MDNLTNNTQAAHLKHKLQLAKEAMLQLEADRDAKLQTLLSLINHLSSACKGHNTELDNRLNKLKNQLNSYDKFEFVAADIIDLQRLLKGHASEVLVRLESGRSHINDLTQELLSVQQLEGPSRHELSYFRQANSQPYSNVWEYIPKLELLLEQFHSLLSSQLPANTELNVLPKYQLLAEDLFELLAKIEFPAPQQTQINDLVSILKHDLNADQLLLTYQQLLTLVIDTIYQEKTASQEFLFALNHTLTTVRDAVGQSMTQYQRSSQLKTQLNHEIFTRIDDLSRQSLTSQPIEQLKQLVTEQLACIHNTLTRKDAIEQREQLLLQKTMDGLHKKIDNLNNEATSYKERFFEQQKINMLDCLTQLPNRAALDQKMEIEYRSAIRQQHTLWLAILDIDHFKEINDTYGHTSGDKALQVIATALRQSLRESEFVARYGGEEFVLLIPGVCQDDIEQLLNRVREKIKNVQFKFKQQPVIITVSIGAAQLASSETIQDTFERADAALYQAKHQHRDRVIID, from the coding sequence ATGGATAATTTGACCAACAACACGCAAGCGGCACATCTCAAGCACAAGCTGCAACTGGCTAAAGAAGCAATGCTGCAGTTAGAAGCTGACCGCGACGCCAAACTACAAACCTTATTATCCCTGATTAATCACTTAAGTAGCGCCTGTAAGGGCCACAACACTGAGCTTGATAATCGCCTCAATAAGCTTAAAAACCAGCTCAATAGTTACGACAAATTTGAGTTTGTCGCCGCCGATATTATTGATTTGCAACGCTTACTTAAGGGGCATGCCAGTGAAGTATTAGTGCGGCTTGAATCAGGGCGCAGCCATATAAATGACCTGACCCAAGAACTGTTAAGCGTGCAGCAGTTAGAAGGTCCCAGTCGTCATGAACTCAGCTATTTTCGCCAAGCCAATAGCCAGCCCTATAGCAATGTATGGGAATACATACCTAAACTTGAGCTATTGCTGGAGCAGTTTCACAGCCTGCTAAGTAGCCAGCTACCGGCCAATACTGAGCTGAATGTCTTACCTAAGTATCAATTACTGGCCGAGGATTTGTTTGAACTGCTTGCCAAAATTGAGTTCCCAGCCCCCCAGCAAACCCAAATAAATGACCTTGTGTCTATCCTCAAACATGACTTGAATGCCGACCAACTGCTACTCACTTATCAGCAGTTATTAACCTTAGTCATCGACACTATTTATCAAGAAAAAACCGCGTCCCAAGAGTTTTTATTCGCGCTCAATCATACCTTAACCACAGTGCGCGATGCCGTCGGTCAAAGCATGACTCAGTATCAACGCAGCTCGCAGCTTAAGACCCAATTAAACCACGAAATCTTTACCCGCATTGATGACTTAAGTCGCCAAAGCTTAACCTCACAGCCGATAGAGCAACTTAAGCAACTAGTGACTGAACAACTGGCCTGCATCCACAACACCTTAACGCGTAAAGATGCCATAGAGCAGCGCGAGCAGCTATTGCTGCAAAAGACCATGGATGGCCTCCATAAAAAAATCGACAACCTTAACAATGAGGCCACAAGCTATAAAGAGCGCTTTTTCGAGCAGCAAAAAATCAATATGCTCGACTGCTTAACCCAATTGCCGAACCGCGCCGCGCTTGATCAAAAAATGGAAATTGAATATCGCAGCGCCATTCGCCAGCAACATACCTTGTGGCTCGCCATACTCGATATCGATCATTTTAAAGAGATTAATGACACCTATGGTCATACCTCGGGAGATAAAGCGCTGCAAGTCATAGCCACCGCCCTGCGTCAAAGTCTCAGGGAAAGCGAGTTTGTGGCCCGATATGGCGGTGAAGAATTTGTGTTGTTAATACCAGGAGTATGCCAAGATGATATTGAGCAATTACTTAATCGTGTTCGTGAAAAAATAAAAAATGTTCAATTCAAATTTAAACAACAACCCGTGATAATAACGGTGTCGATAGGCGCAGCGCAGCTTGCTAGCTCAGAAACCATCCAAGATACCTTTGAGCGAGCCGATGCCGCTCTTTACCAAGCCAAGCACCAACATCGAGACCGCGTCATTATCGACTAA